One Benincasa hispida cultivar B227 chromosome 5, ASM972705v1, whole genome shotgun sequence genomic window carries:
- the LOC120078136 gene encoding SWI/SNF complex component SNF12 homolog, which translates to MSVNNNNANSNSMVRNVGATIPVNNSPSSNNLGRNVGAAPHFGNSGMVPQTRPMNHHGHLLSQSQPQIHSGSHFSGHFQLSEPRARTMSHVQYTQAHAQAQAQSAHAHLQAHTQPVHLHSANANNVSITPSISTPGTGSYKRPTQKPPSRPAGSFNTSTSSPFKTMELTPATRRKKVKLPEKQIPDKVAALLPESAIYTQLLEVEGRIDAALARKKKDIQESLKNPSCIQKTLRIYVFNTFENQNQNNSDQNSVESPSWSLKIIGRILEDGKDPVITGAMQNYNSTYPKFSSFFKKITIYLDQSLYPDNHIILWESARSPVPQEGFEVKRKGDKEFTAVIRLDMNYTPEKFRLSPSLSDVLGIETDTRSRIMAALWQYVKANKLQNSNDPSFITCDPGLRKVFGEEKVKFSMVSQKISQHLIPPQPINIQHRVKISGNSPVGTTCYDVMVDVPFPIEKQKSAFLANLEKHKDIDSCDELITAAVKKIHEHCRRRAFFLGFSQSPADFINNLITSQTKDLKIVAGDASRLSERERHSNFYSQSWVEDAIIRYLNRKPAGSDVPGST; encoded by the exons ATGTCGGTAAATAACAACAATGCTAATAGCAACAGTATGGTGAGGAATGTGGGGGCAACTATTCCAGTGAATAACAGCCCTAGTAGTAACAATTTGGGGAGGAATGTTGGGGCGGCCCCACATTTTGGGAATTCAGGCATGGTTCCGCAAACAAGGCCAATGAACCATCATGGCCATCTACTCTCTCAGTCACAGCCTCAAATACATAGTGGGTCACATTTTTCAGGTCATTTTCAATTGTCCGAGCCACGGGCACGTACAATGTCTCATGTACAGTACACGCAGGCTCATGCTCAGGCACAAGCTCAATCTGCTCATGCACATCTTCAAGCTCATACTCAACCTGTCCATCTTCATAGTGCCAATGCTAATAATGTTAGTATAACACCCTCTATTTCAACACCTGGAACAGGGAGTTATAAGAGGCCCACTCAGAAGCCACCTTCTAGACCTGCAGGGTCTTTTAACACTAGCACTAGTTCACCATTTAAAACCATGGAGCTAACTCCAGCCACTAGAAGAAAGAAGGTTAAGCTTCCTGAGAAACAAATACCTGATAAAGTTGCTGCTCTTCTGCCAGAATCTGCTATTTATACCCAATTGCTTGAAGTTGAGGGTCGTATAGATGCTGCTCTagcaagaaagaaaaaggatattcaagAGTCTTTAAAGAATCCTTCATGCATTCAAAAAACCCTACGGATCTATGTCTTCAATAcatttgaaaatcagaatcaaaaTAATTCTGATCAGAATAGTGTAGAATCCCCTTCATGGTCACTTAAGATAATTGGAAGGATCTTGGAAGATGGAAAAGATCCTGTTATCACTGGAGCCATGCAAAATTATAATTCTACATACCcaaaattttcatctttcttcaagaaaattaCTATATACTTAGATCAAAGCCTTTATCCAGATAACCATATAATTCTATGGGAGAGTGCCCGTTCTCCTGTTCCACAAGAGGGCTTTGAAGTGAAGAGAAAAGGAGACAAAGAATTTACGGCAGTGATACGATTGGACATGAATTACACCCCCGAAAAGTTTCGTCTTTCACCTTCTCTGTCAGATGTGCTTGGAATTGAAACAGACACTCGCTCAAGGATTATGGCTGCACTATGGCAGTACGTGAAAGCTAACAAGTTGCAGAATTCAAATGATCCTTCTTTCATTACATGTGATCCAGGTCTTCGGAAAGTGTTTGGTGAAGAGAAGGTGAAATTTTCTATGGTCTCTCAGAAGATATCGCAACATTTAATTCCTCCACAGCCTATAAACATACAACATAGAGTTAAGATTTCGGGAAACTCTCCTGTTGGAACTACATGTTATGATGTCATGGTGGATGTGCCTTTTCCAATAGAAAAACAAAAGTCAGCATTCTTAGCAAACCTTGAGAAGCATAAAGATATAGATTCCTGTGATGAATTGATTACTGCTGCGGTAAAGAAGATCCATGAGCACTGTCGAAGGCGAGCTTTCTTTCTTGGCTTCAGTCAGTCTCCAGCAGATTTTATCAATAACTTGATAACTTCTCAAACAAAGGATTTAAAGATAGTTGCTGGAGATGCTAGCCGTCTTTCAGAGAGAGAACGTCACTCCAATTTCTACAGTCAATCATG GGTGGAGGATGCTATCATTCGGTATCTGAACCGTAAACCTGCTGGAAGTGATGTTCCTGGAAGTACTTAA